In Mycolicibacterium mucogenicum DSM 44124, the following are encoded in one genomic region:
- a CDS encoding phosphodiester glycosidase family protein yields the protein MSFLGPVTRRDTIRRARKILRRTTLLALCAGLVGTIGVPAAQAADGRSLLVNAITNYRGSFLVYNFGGDHPAPMLNAAGNWYESGNGGHLLVIKAASQRMNPRLLVDSHRGIQSRCERDPRARTAEGLLQASEVFTPLEAWQALGRPTIAVNANFFDIRGQQGGSWTSTGCSSPLGAYVDNTRGQGRANAAVTGTIPYAGKQGLSGGNEVWTALSTMIIPSDGAPHMITPSSTSDFNAATGPINNLVNQGARFVAVSGIGLLAPGDTGQLNDGGPSAARTALAYVRSRDEMYIFQGGSHTPDQIQDLFRGLGSDTAILLDGGGSSAIVLRRDTGGRWAGSGTPRGSCDTPAVLCDSRERALPGWLGFA from the coding sequence ATGTCGTTTCTCGGGCCGGTTACCCGACGCGACACCATCCGTCGCGCGCGAAAGATCCTTAGGCGCACAACGCTTCTGGCCTTGTGCGCCGGCCTGGTCGGCACCATCGGCGTGCCGGCAGCCCAGGCCGCCGACGGGCGCTCGCTACTGGTGAACGCCATCACCAACTACCGCGGCAGCTTCCTGGTCTACAACTTCGGCGGTGATCACCCCGCGCCGATGCTCAACGCCGCGGGCAACTGGTACGAGTCCGGCAACGGCGGGCACCTGCTCGTCATCAAAGCAGCGTCCCAGCGAATGAATCCCCGCTTGCTCGTCGACTCCCACCGCGGCATCCAGTCCCGCTGCGAACGCGATCCCCGCGCCCGTACCGCCGAAGGTCTGTTGCAGGCCTCCGAGGTCTTCACCCCGCTGGAGGCCTGGCAGGCGCTGGGCCGGCCCACCATCGCGGTGAACGCCAACTTCTTCGACATCCGCGGCCAGCAGGGCGGGTCGTGGACGTCCACGGGATGCAGCTCGCCGCTCGGCGCCTACGTCGACAACACCCGCGGACAGGGCCGCGCCAACGCCGCGGTCACCGGGACCATCCCGTACGCGGGCAAGCAGGGCCTGTCCGGCGGTAACGAGGTGTGGACGGCGCTGAGCACCATGATCATCCCATCCGATGGCGCGCCTCACATGATCACCCCAAGCAGCACAAGCGATTTCAACGCTGCGACGGGCCCGATCAACAACCTGGTGAACCAGGGTGCCCGGTTCGTCGCCGTCAGCGGCATCGGCCTGCTGGCGCCCGGCGACACCGGCCAGCTGAACGACGGCGGACCCAGCGCCGCCCGCACCGCGCTGGCCTACGTGCGAAGCCGCGACGAGATGTACATCTTCCAAGGCGGCAGCCACACCCCCGACCAGATCCAGGACCTGTTCCGGGGACTCGGCAGCGACACCGCCATCCTGCTGGACGGCGGCGGCTCGTCCGCCATCGTGCTGCGCCGCGACACCGGCGGCCGCTGGGCCGGGTCCGGTACCCCGCGGGGTTCCTGCGATACCCCGGCAGTGTTGTGCGACTCCAGGGAACGCGCCCTTCCCGGCTGGCTCGGCTTCGCCTGA
- a CDS encoding pirin family protein, translating to MTETIDIRRAADRDATRISWLDSKHSFSFGGHYDPANTHHGLLLVNNDDRVAPGSGFETHPHRDMEIVTWVLRGSLVHQDSTGNSGVIYPGLAQRMSAGRGIVHSEKNDSWRLTGAESHSEPVHFVQMWVVPDESGKTPGYQQLEIDDELLRGKLVTIASGMPGHSNDTAITIGQRNAALHGARLEPGDSVQLPSAKYLHLFVARGEVALEGAGPLQEGDAVRLTASGGQRVTATTPAEILVWEMHTDLLGS from the coding sequence ATGACCGAAACCATCGACATCCGTCGCGCCGCCGACCGCGACGCCACCCGCATCTCGTGGCTGGACTCCAAGCATTCGTTCTCGTTCGGCGGTCACTACGACCCGGCCAACACCCACCACGGCCTACTGCTGGTGAACAACGACGACCGCGTCGCACCGGGTTCGGGATTCGAGACGCATCCGCACCGCGACATGGAGATCGTCACCTGGGTGCTGCGCGGGTCACTCGTACACCAGGACTCGACCGGCAACTCCGGCGTCATCTATCCCGGACTGGCGCAACGGATGTCGGCCGGCCGCGGCATTGTGCATTCGGAGAAGAACGACTCCTGGCGCCTGACCGGGGCCGAATCACACAGCGAGCCCGTGCATTTCGTGCAGATGTGGGTGGTGCCCGACGAATCCGGCAAGACGCCTGGTTACCAGCAGCTCGAGATCGACGACGAACTGCTGCGCGGCAAGCTGGTCACCATCGCCTCGGGCATGCCCGGCCACTCCAATGACACCGCCATCACCATCGGCCAGCGCAACGCGGCACTGCACGGCGCCCGCCTGGAGCCCGGCGACAGCGTCCAACTGCCGTCGGCGAAGTACCTGCACCTGTTCGTGGCCCGCGGCGAGGTGGCGCTCGAGGGTGCCGGGCCGCTGCAGGAAGGCGACGCCGTCCGGCTGACGGCGTCGGGCGGGCAGCGCGTCACCGCCACCACACCGGCCGAGATCCTGGTGTGGGAAATGCACACCGATCTGCTCGGCTCGTAA
- a CDS encoding MarR family winged helix-turn-helix transcriptional regulator, with protein MWLTDDQQELWRAYLAMSGRLQAALNRQLQRDHGLSLADYDVLVALSELPDCRMGELGAHLGWEQSRVSHQLARMRTRGLIERSGAADDRRAAVVTLTTGGREALEAAAPGHAELVRATVFEGMSRSQADALRRWTATVLERVD; from the coding sequence ATGTGGCTGACCGACGACCAACAGGAACTCTGGCGCGCGTACCTGGCCATGAGCGGCCGCTTGCAGGCGGCACTCAACCGGCAGTTGCAGCGCGATCACGGGTTGTCGCTGGCGGACTACGACGTCCTGGTCGCACTCAGTGAGCTGCCCGACTGCCGGATGGGTGAACTAGGTGCCCATCTGGGGTGGGAGCAGAGTCGGGTGTCTCACCAGTTGGCGCGCATGCGGACCCGCGGTCTGATCGAGCGGTCCGGGGCGGCCGACGATCGGCGCGCCGCCGTCGTCACCCTCACCACGGGCGGGCGGGAGGCGCTCGAGGCCGCCGCCCCCGGGCATGCCGAGTTGGTGCGCGCAACGGTGTTCGAGGGCATGAGCCGGTCGCAGGCGGACGCGTTGCGGCGGTGGACCGCGACGGTGCTGGAGCGTGTGGACTGA
- a CDS encoding SDR family NAD(P)-dependent oxidoreductase: protein MDINGASAVVTGGASGIGAAVARQLAAKGARVVIADLQAEKGEALAKEIGGVFVTVDVTNTEQIIDAVKTAADLGPLRALVNSAGVGWAQRTIGKDGEFESAHNLDLYKKVLDINLVGTFDAIRIAATQMSKNDFTEAGERGAIVNMTSVAAFDGQIGQAAYSSSKGGVVGLTLPVARDLSAVGIRVNTVAPGLIDTPIYGEGEASEAFKAKLGESVLFPHRLGKPEELASMVIELITNSYMNAEVVRVDGGIRMPPK, encoded by the coding sequence GTGGATATCAATGGAGCTAGCGCGGTCGTCACCGGCGGCGCGTCAGGAATCGGTGCGGCTGTTGCCCGTCAGTTGGCCGCCAAGGGTGCCCGGGTCGTCATTGCCGACCTCCAGGCCGAGAAGGGCGAGGCGCTCGCCAAGGAGATCGGCGGCGTGTTCGTCACCGTCGACGTCACCAACACCGAGCAGATCATCGACGCGGTCAAGACCGCCGCTGACCTCGGCCCGCTGCGTGCCCTGGTGAACTCGGCCGGTGTCGGCTGGGCCCAGCGCACCATCGGCAAGGACGGCGAGTTCGAGTCGGCGCACAACCTGGACCTGTACAAGAAGGTTCTCGACATCAACCTGGTCGGCACCTTCGACGCCATCCGCATCGCCGCCACCCAGATGAGCAAGAACGACTTCACCGAGGCCGGTGAGCGTGGCGCCATCGTCAACATGACCAGCGTCGCGGCGTTCGACGGCCAGATCGGCCAGGCTGCGTACTCGTCGTCCAAGGGCGGCGTCGTGGGCCTGACCCTGCCGGTCGCGCGCGACCTGTCGGCTGTCGGCATCCGCGTCAACACCGTGGCCCCCGGCCTGATCGACACCCCGATCTACGGCGAGGGCGAAGCCTCCGAGGCCTTCAAGGCCAAGCTCGGCGAGTCGGTGCTGTTCCCGCACCGCCTGGGCAAGCCCGAGGAGCTGGCCTCCATGGTCATCGAGCTGATCACCAACTCGTACATGAACGCCGAGGTCGTCCGCGTCGACGGCGGCATCCGGATGCCTCCGAAGTAG
- a CDS encoding DUF4349 domain-containing protein, with product MTRTRFRPVVFLALLIASLWLVAGCSGGNSARHSDTAPTAAPLQSGADFKGGAPEAPAPPVELPRDIVKTASLILVAPDPSAAADKATELVGKAGGRVDERSDDAGSTSGRASVHLVLRVPSNGLDAALASLKGLGTVQTLEVKTDDVTAQRVDLDARITALKTSVDRLLAIMRDSKDPDALIKAEDALSKRQAELQGLQAQRDTLRDQITYSSVDVQITAERRGGPAPERYHGFFGQIQHGWDTLWAFGSHLVLAFGFLLPWLLPLAVLGGALYAFVKWSGSRHKPPAAVAPASPQPPADPPQE from the coding sequence ATGACGCGCACGCGGTTCCGGCCGGTCGTATTCCTTGCCCTGTTGATCGCCTCGTTGTGGTTGGTGGCCGGCTGTAGCGGCGGCAATTCGGCGCGGCATTCCGACACCGCACCGACGGCGGCGCCGCTCCAGAGCGGGGCGGACTTCAAGGGCGGCGCCCCCGAGGCGCCCGCGCCGCCCGTGGAGCTGCCGCGGGACATCGTCAAGACGGCGTCGCTGATCCTCGTTGCTCCTGATCCGTCGGCGGCCGCCGACAAGGCGACCGAGCTCGTCGGCAAGGCGGGTGGACGGGTCGACGAGCGCTCGGATGACGCGGGGTCGACGTCTGGCCGGGCGAGCGTTCACCTGGTATTGCGAGTTCCGTCGAATGGACTCGACGCCGCGCTCGCGTCGCTCAAGGGGCTCGGGACGGTCCAGACCCTGGAGGTCAAGACCGACGACGTCACCGCGCAGCGCGTCGACCTCGACGCCCGGATCACCGCGCTCAAGACGTCGGTCGACCGGCTGCTCGCCATCATGCGCGACTCGAAGGACCCCGATGCGCTGATCAAGGCGGAAGACGCGCTGTCCAAGCGCCAGGCCGAGCTGCAGGGCCTGCAGGCCCAGCGCGACACACTCCGCGACCAGATCACCTACAGTTCGGTCGACGTCCAGATCACCGCCGAGCGTCGCGGCGGTCCTGCCCCTGAGCGCTACCACGGTTTCTTCGGGCAGATCCAACACGGCTGGGATACGTTGTGGGCCTTCGGTTCTCACCTGGTGCTGGCTTTCGGATTCCTGCTTCCGTGGCTGCTGCCGCTCGCAGTCCTAGGCGGAGCGCTCTACGCATTCGTCAAGTGGTCCGGCTCGCGACACAAGCCCCCGGCCGCCGTCGCACCGGCGTCGCCGCAGCCGCCGGCGGATCCGCCACAGGAGTAG
- a CDS encoding NDMA-dependent alcohol dehydrogenase, giving the protein MKTKGALLWEVNSPFQVEEIDLGDPVADEVQIQMHAAGMCHSDYHLTTGATPMPLPCLGGHEGAGVVTKVGKNVTGIEEGDHVILAFIPACGSCPPCMKGFRSLCDRGAVLLGGKSIADGTNRIHTAAGKEVAAMNLLGTFAPYMTVHKDSVVKIDKDIPFESAAIMGCAVPTGFGSATNVAQVQPGETVAIVGVGGIGMSALQGAVISGAKHVIAIDPNPWKREQAMKFGATHVYASMAEAIAPMIDLTWGLMADKVIIAVGEMKGEYIEEAMILTAKTGTCVVTGMGSMMDADVKLNLFLFTMLQKTLKGNIFGGGSSHIETPRLAALYKSGLLNIDDMITRTYKLEDINQGYQDMLDGNNIRGVVTFDESDW; this is encoded by the coding sequence ATGAAGACCAAAGGTGCTCTGCTGTGGGAAGTGAACTCCCCCTTCCAGGTCGAGGAGATCGACCTCGGTGACCCCGTCGCCGACGAAGTACAGATCCAGATGCATGCCGCCGGCATGTGCCACTCCGACTACCACCTGACCACCGGCGCGACCCCGATGCCGCTGCCGTGTCTGGGTGGGCACGAGGGCGCGGGCGTCGTCACCAAGGTCGGCAAGAACGTCACCGGCATCGAAGAGGGCGACCACGTCATCCTCGCGTTCATCCCGGCCTGTGGCTCCTGCCCGCCGTGCATGAAGGGCTTCCGCTCGCTGTGCGACCGCGGCGCCGTCCTGCTGGGTGGCAAGTCGATCGCCGACGGCACCAACCGCATTCACACCGCCGCAGGCAAAGAGGTCGCGGCGATGAACCTGCTGGGCACCTTCGCGCCGTACATGACGGTCCACAAGGATTCCGTCGTCAAGATCGACAAGGACATCCCGTTCGAGTCGGCCGCCATCATGGGCTGCGCCGTGCCGACCGGCTTCGGCTCGGCCACCAACGTCGCGCAGGTCCAGCCGGGTGAGACCGTCGCCATCGTCGGCGTCGGCGGCATCGGCATGAGCGCGCTGCAAGGCGCGGTGATCTCCGGCGCCAAGCACGTCATCGCCATCGACCCGAACCCGTGGAAGCGCGAGCAGGCGATGAAGTTCGGTGCGACGCACGTGTACGCGTCGATGGCCGAGGCCATCGCGCCGATGATCGACCTGACCTGGGGCCTGATGGCCGACAAGGTCATCATCGCCGTCGGCGAGATGAAGGGCGAGTACATCGAAGAGGCCATGATCCTGACGGCCAAGACCGGCACCTGCGTCGTCACCGGCATGGGCTCGATGATGGACGCCGACGTGAAGCTGAACCTGTTCCTGTTCACGATGTTGCAGAAGACGTTGAAGGGCAACATCTTCGGTGGCGGCAGCTCGCACATCGAGACCCCGCGCCTGGCCGCGCTGTACAAGTCCGGTCTGCTGAACATCGACGACATGATCACGCGGACCTACAAGCTCGAGGACATCAACCAGGGCTACCAGGACATGTTGGACGGCAACAACATTCGTGGCGTCGTCACCTTCGACGAGTCCGACTGGTAA
- a CDS encoding sigma-70 family RNA polymerase sigma factor — protein sequence MSHPLRTLGHVSVLREDAAATPALSRDAFLADAQRHRRELLAHCYRMTGSLHDAEDLVQETYLRAWKAYDNFEGKSSVRTWLYRIATNTCLTSLEGRQRRPLPSGLGQPAADPQAEISERTDTAWLEPLPDVHDAPGDPQTIVGSRESVRLAFIAALQHLSPRQRAVLVLRDVLQWKAAEVGEAVGTSTAAVNSLLQRARAQLDAVGPSQDDVLVAPESDEAKDLLAKYVNAFESYDMDALVELFTADSVWEMPPFDTWYSGPRDIVELSRFKCPAEHPGDMRFVVTTANGQSAAGMYMRNPETGRHEAFQLHVLDIKPDGISHVVAFMDPTLFEKFDLPAHL from the coding sequence ATGTCACACCCCCTGCGTACCCTGGGTCACGTGAGTGTCCTCAGAGAAGACGCGGCAGCCACACCGGCACTGTCCAGGGACGCGTTCCTGGCCGACGCCCAAAGGCACCGGCGCGAGCTGCTGGCCCACTGTTACCGCATGACCGGTTCCCTGCACGACGCCGAGGACCTGGTGCAGGAGACCTACCTGCGCGCCTGGAAGGCCTACGACAACTTCGAGGGCAAGTCGTCGGTGCGGACGTGGCTGTACCGCATCGCCACCAACACCTGCCTGACCTCACTGGAAGGCCGTCAACGCCGGCCCCTGCCGTCGGGGCTCGGCCAGCCGGCGGCCGACCCGCAGGCCGAGATCTCCGAACGCACCGACACCGCCTGGCTCGAGCCACTGCCCGACGTGCACGACGCACCGGGTGATCCGCAGACCATCGTCGGCTCCCGTGAGTCTGTGCGGCTGGCGTTCATCGCTGCGCTGCAACATCTTTCGCCCCGCCAGCGCGCGGTGCTGGTACTGCGCGACGTGCTGCAGTGGAAGGCCGCCGAGGTCGGCGAGGCCGTCGGAACGTCCACCGCGGCCGTCAACAGCCTGTTGCAACGGGCGCGCGCCCAGCTCGACGCCGTCGGGCCCAGCCAGGACGACGTCCTGGTCGCCCCGGAGTCCGACGAAGCCAAGGACCTGCTGGCCAAGTACGTCAACGCCTTCGAGTCCTACGACATGGACGCGCTGGTCGAGCTGTTCACCGCCGACTCGGTGTGGGAGATGCCCCCGTTCGACACCTGGTACTCGGGCCCGCGGGACATCGTCGAGCTGTCCCGGTTCAAATGCCCCGCCGAGCACCCGGGCGACATGCGGTTCGTCGTCACCACCGCCAACGGGCAGTCCGCCGCGGGCATGTACATGCGCAATCCCGAGACGGGCCGCCACGAGGCGTTCCAGCTGCACGTGCTGGACATCAAGCCCGACGGCATCTCGCACGTCGTCGCGTTCATGGACCCGACGCTGTTCGAGAAGTTCGACCTGCCGGCCCACCTCTGA
- a CDS encoding alpha/beta hydrolase: MATTRSERSFDGIGGTKIVYDVWVPDTDPTGVVILSHGFGEHARRYDHVAQRFGEAGLITFALDHRGHGRSGGKRVFVRDISEYTGDFHHLVGIATAEYPELKRVVLGHSMGGGIVFAYGVEHPDDYHLMVLSGPAVDARSQVGLPLALAAKLLGSILPGLPAQSLPFDAVSRDPEVVAAYNADPLVYHGKVPAGVGKVLIGVGETMPQRATALTAPLLVVHGEDDKLVPVAGSRKLVECVGSSDVALKVYPKLYHEVFNEPEKAVVLDDVVSWIEVRL, from the coding sequence ATGGCCACGACCCGCAGCGAACGCAGCTTCGACGGCATCGGCGGTACCAAGATCGTCTACGACGTGTGGGTGCCCGATACCGACCCGACGGGCGTGGTGATCCTGTCGCACGGTTTCGGCGAGCATGCCCGTCGTTATGACCATGTCGCGCAACGGTTCGGTGAGGCCGGGCTGATCACCTTCGCGCTCGATCACCGGGGCCATGGCCGCTCGGGTGGCAAACGCGTGTTCGTCCGGGACATCTCCGAGTACACCGGGGACTTCCACCACCTGGTCGGCATTGCGACCGCCGAATACCCCGAGCTGAAGCGGGTCGTGCTCGGCCACAGCATGGGCGGCGGCATCGTGTTCGCGTACGGCGTCGAGCACCCTGACGACTATCACCTCATGGTGCTGTCCGGTCCTGCGGTCGACGCCCGGTCCCAGGTCGGCCTGCCGTTGGCGCTGGCGGCGAAGCTGCTGGGCTCCATCCTTCCCGGGCTGCCCGCGCAGAGCCTGCCGTTCGACGCGGTGTCGCGCGATCCCGAGGTGGTCGCGGCCTACAACGCCGACCCGCTCGTGTATCACGGCAAGGTGCCCGCCGGGGTGGGCAAGGTGCTGATCGGGGTCGGCGAGACCATGCCGCAGCGCGCCACCGCCCTCACCGCGCCGCTGCTGGTGGTGCACGGCGAGGACGACAAGCTGGTCCCGGTCGCCGGCAGCCGCAAGCTGGTGGAGTGCGTCGGCTCGTCCGATGTGGCGCTGAAGGTATACCCGAAGCTGTACCACGAGGTGTTCAACGAGCCCGAGAAGGCAGTGGTGCTCGACGACGTCGTGAGCTGGATCGAAGTGCGCCTATGA
- a CDS encoding DUF2786 domain-containing protein, whose amino-acid sequence MSDDRMLARIAALLRQAENTDNPHEAEAFMAAAQRLATTTSIDLAVARAHSATRTAAQEPVQRTVTIGEAGTRGLRTFVQLFVLIARANDVKCDIASNSTFVYAYGFAEDIDATHALYASVVVQMVKSSDAYISTGAHRPTPTITARLNFQLAFGARVGQRLVDAREEARQAATAERADQPGTALALRNKDLELVSFYKKTSQARGSWRATSASAGYSSAARRAGDRAGRRARLGPSPELSGARTALER is encoded by the coding sequence ATGAGTGACGACAGGATGTTGGCCCGGATCGCGGCCTTGCTGCGGCAGGCCGAGAACACCGACAACCCGCACGAGGCCGAGGCCTTCATGGCGGCAGCGCAGCGGCTGGCCACCACGACGTCTATCGATCTGGCGGTGGCGCGGGCGCATTCGGCGACCCGGACCGCGGCTCAGGAGCCGGTGCAGCGCACCGTCACCATCGGTGAGGCGGGGACCCGGGGACTGCGGACGTTCGTGCAGTTGTTCGTGCTGATCGCGCGGGCCAACGACGTGAAATGCGATATCGCATCCAACTCGACGTTCGTCTACGCCTACGGGTTCGCCGAGGACATCGACGCCACCCACGCCCTGTACGCCAGCGTGGTGGTGCAGATGGTCAAGTCGTCGGATGCCTATATCTCCACGGGTGCGCACCGGCCGACGCCGACCATCACCGCCCGGCTCAACTTCCAGCTGGCGTTCGGCGCGCGCGTCGGGCAGCGGCTCGTCGACGCGCGCGAGGAGGCCCGGCAGGCGGCGACGGCCGAGCGCGCCGATCAGCCGGGGACCGCGCTTGCGTTGCGCAACAAGGACCTTGAGCTGGTGTCGTTCTACAAGAAGACGTCGCAGGCGCGGGGGAGCTGGCGGGCGACGAGTGCTTCGGCCGGCTACTCGTCGGCGGCGCGGCGGGCCGGCGACCGGGCCGGGCGCCGGGCGCGGCTCGGGCCGAGTCCTGAATTGTCCGGTGCCCGTACGGCTCTGGAGCGATGA
- a CDS encoding TIGR04338 family metallohydrolase, which yields MTRDVQRSAVYAAEQFVRTLFDRAGERGNRAVEFFGAQLTLPPEARFGSVDAVRRYVDQVLTMPAVAARWPDAGAVAVRARRGVTAAHYEAGEGGAVIAVPERQSTWALRELVVLHELAHHLSAAVPPHGPAFTATFCDLTDVVMGPEVGHVLRVVYAKEGVR from the coding sequence ATGACCCGGGACGTTCAACGATCCGCGGTGTACGCCGCTGAGCAGTTCGTGCGCACGTTGTTCGACCGCGCCGGGGAACGCGGCAATCGGGCGGTCGAGTTCTTCGGGGCACAGTTGACGTTGCCGCCCGAGGCTCGCTTCGGGTCCGTCGACGCGGTCCGGCGCTATGTCGACCAGGTGTTGACGATGCCGGCGGTGGCGGCGCGGTGGCCCGACGCGGGTGCGGTGGCGGTACGGGCACGGCGGGGTGTGACGGCCGCCCACTACGAGGCGGGTGAGGGCGGCGCGGTCATCGCGGTACCTGAACGCCAATCAACCTGGGCGCTGAGGGAATTGGTGGTTCTGCACGAGCTGGCCCACCACCTGTCCGCCGCGGTGCCGCCGCACGGGCCGGCGTTCACCGCGACTTTTTGCGACCTGACGGACGTTGTCATGGGCCCGGAGGTCGGGCACGTGCTGCGGGTGGTCTACGCCAAAGAGGGTGTCCGCTGA
- a CDS encoding DUF4331 family protein, with protein MSNHFTGLSLGPPLGDQRLDLCDLYAFQSPADPARTVLILNANPNADALHPDAIYRLAIDNDGDLRNDIAFSYVFSEPDSGRQTVDVYLATGEAARSPEAVGDKIFEGVEVSFGKEPVIAESGDYTFFAGARSDAFFFDFNGIKNLFDIRGGRNFTALHLSGEFPWTGVDSNTKANVCSMVLELPTTQLLGTTPDFRIWGRCSVRRDGTLLHVDRAGHPSVSSFFNTDETKEEYNASEPEHDRDRWMPMFVHLLGHTGGYTDEEAVAAVDAEGILPDMLTFNPSLPAKYPNGRTFTDDVIDYRLASLTKGDCPPSGLSPHADTLDVFPYLGPPH; from the coding sequence ATGTCGAATCACTTCACGGGGCTCAGCCTCGGCCCACCCCTGGGCGACCAGCGCCTGGACCTCTGCGACCTGTACGCATTCCAATCGCCGGCCGACCCGGCCCGGACGGTGCTCATCCTCAATGCCAACCCCAACGCCGACGCCCTGCACCCCGATGCCATCTACCGGTTGGCCATCGACAACGACGGCGATCTGCGCAACGACATCGCGTTCAGTTACGTATTCTCCGAGCCGGATTCGGGCCGGCAGACCGTCGACGTGTACCTGGCAACCGGCGAGGCCGCCAGATCACCGGAGGCGGTGGGCGACAAGATCTTCGAAGGCGTCGAGGTGTCGTTCGGCAAGGAGCCCGTGATCGCCGAGTCCGGCGACTACACGTTCTTCGCCGGCGCCCGCAGTGATGCCTTCTTCTTCGATTTCAACGGCATCAAGAACCTGTTCGACATCAGAGGCGGGCGCAACTTCACCGCCCTGCACCTCAGCGGCGAGTTCCCGTGGACCGGAGTCGATTCCAATACGAAGGCCAACGTGTGCTCGATGGTCCTGGAACTGCCGACCACACAACTGCTGGGCACCACGCCCGACTTCCGGATCTGGGGCCGCTGCAGCGTCCGCCGCGACGGCACGCTGCTGCATGTCGACCGGGCCGGGCATCCGTCGGTCAGCAGCTTCTTCAATACCGACGAGACCAAAGAGGAGTACAACGCCAGCGAGCCGGAGCACGACCGGGACCGGTGGATGCCGATGTTCGTCCACCTGCTGGGGCACACCGGCGGCTACACGGACGAGGAGGCTGTCGCCGCCGTCGATGCCGAGGGCATCCTGCCCGACATGCTGACGTTCAACCCGTCGCTACCGGCCAAGTACCCGAACGGGCGGACGTTCACCGACGACGTGATCGACTACCGACTGGCGTCTTTGACCAAGGGCGACTGCCCACCGTCAGGTCTGAGCCCACACGCCGACACCTTGGACGTCTTCCCGTATCTGGGGCCACCGCACTAG
- a CDS encoding O-methyltransferase, protein MTQPEPQAVDEMFNQVLRTEDEALAATRESAVTAGMPAIEVSAQHGKLLSLLATISGATRVLEIGTLAGYSTINLARGVGAEGRVTTLEYSPEHAAVAQTNFERAGIADRVEVLVGAALDTLPQLAERGAQFDFFFIDADKENNSAYVDWAVRLAAPGAVIVVDNVTRMGRVLDPAADDLQAQGVRNMLELVGNHPRLEAAAIQTVGAKGWDGFAVARVAT, encoded by the coding sequence ATGACCCAACCCGAGCCGCAGGCTGTCGACGAGATGTTCAACCAGGTGCTGCGCACCGAGGACGAAGCGCTGGCGGCGACGCGCGAGTCCGCGGTGACGGCGGGCATGCCGGCCATCGAGGTCTCGGCGCAGCACGGAAAGTTGTTGTCGCTGTTGGCGACGATCAGCGGCGCCACCCGGGTGCTCGAGATCGGAACCCTTGCGGGCTACAGCACCATCAACCTCGCCCGGGGCGTCGGTGCCGAGGGCCGCGTGACGACGCTGGAGTACTCCCCTGAACATGCTGCGGTCGCGCAGACCAACTTCGAGCGGGCCGGCATCGCGGACCGCGTCGAGGTGCTCGTCGGCGCAGCGCTCGACACATTGCCGCAGCTGGCGGAACGCGGCGCGCAGTTCGACTTCTTCTTCATCGACGCGGACAAGGAGAACAACAGCGCCTACGTCGACTGGGCGGTGCGACTGGCGGCGCCGGGCGCGGTGATCGTCGTCGACAACGTCACGCGCATGGGCCGCGTGCTCGATCCCGCGGCCGATGACCTGCAGGCGCAAGGGGTGCGCAACATGCTGGAGCTGGTGGGCAACCACCCGCGTCTGGAAGCCGCCGCCATCCAGACCGTCGGTGCCAAGGGCTGGGACGGTTTCGCCGTGGCTCGGGTGGCGACATAG